The proteins below are encoded in one region of Pseudonocardia sp. DSM 110487:
- a CDS encoding thioesterase family protein: MRPTATTTDADRPFRDAIGLTPRGDGRFAAELGTRFTVGTKAHGGLLMVLLARAGLARVDTERPGAAPDPLVIAADYLRAPDPGPVELDTELLKLGRTASVVAVRMRQDGRLVLAATVTAGRLPDDGVRWSDLPEMPAEPTPDAIDPRDSGVALGVAGACELRYDTPTFAFARGEKAPPLLRGWARPRGEPTDVLFALLSGDIMAPTVFNLGGRVGWAPTVQLTALLRERPAPGWLRIEARTRAVAGDWFDEDVTVVDSAGRLVCQARQLALSPLAP; this comes from the coding sequence GTGCGACCAACCGCCACCACCACTGACGCCGACCGGCCGTTCCGCGATGCGATCGGTCTGACCCCGCGCGGCGACGGCCGCTTCGCCGCCGAGCTGGGCACCCGCTTCACGGTCGGCACGAAGGCGCACGGCGGCCTGCTGATGGTGCTGCTCGCCCGCGCCGGGCTGGCTCGCGTCGATACCGAGAGGCCGGGTGCTGCCCCTGACCCGCTCGTCATCGCCGCCGACTACCTCCGTGCACCCGACCCGGGCCCAGTAGAGCTGGACACCGAGCTGCTGAAGCTCGGCCGCACGGCGTCGGTCGTGGCGGTCCGGATGCGCCAGGACGGCCGGCTCGTGCTCGCCGCGACCGTCACGGCCGGCCGGCTGCCCGACGACGGCGTGCGGTGGAGCGACCTGCCCGAGATGCCCGCCGAGCCGACGCCGGACGCGATCGATCCGCGGGACTCGGGCGTCGCCCTCGGCGTCGCGGGTGCCTGCGAGCTGCGCTATGACACCCCGACGTTCGCCTTCGCGAGGGGTGAGAAGGCGCCGCCGCTGCTGCGCGGCTGGGCCCGGCCGCGCGGCGAGCCGACCGACGTCCTGTTCGCCCTGCTCTCGGGCGACATCATGGCGCCCACGGTGTTCAACCTCGGCGGCCGCGTCGGTTGGGCGCCGACCGTGCAGCTCACGGCGCTGCTGCGGGAGCGGCCCGCACCGGGCTGGCTGCGGATCGAGGCGCGGACGCGCGCGGTGGCGGGCGACTGGTTCGACGAGGACGTCACGGTCGTCGACTCGGCCGGCCGGCTGGTCTGCCAGGCCCGCCAGCTGGCCCTCTCCCCACTCGCGCCCTGA
- a CDS encoding 30S ribosomal protein bS22, which yields MGSVIKKRRKRMSKKKHRKLLRRTRVQRRKLGK from the coding sequence ATGGGCTCCGTCATCAAGAAGCGCCGCAAGCGGATGTCGAAGAAGAAGCACCGCAAGCTCCTCCGCAGGACCCGCGTGCAGCGGCGCAAGCTCGGCAAGTAA
- a CDS encoding DUF5667 domain-containing protein → MPAGQGKDAERFAAAVESGTPLGTTDDADLARELEIVAMLRSRGTAFAPDAETKARARQRLMAVLAAEQGGPRQAPRHAAAPPDATELTAPLGKPIERVDGDPTAETTLIEPITADSAPGSDADSDTIAEPIPLHGGGRAGRRARHSIGGRRSGRSALAGLRGRVVFAGAAAAAALLAIASGGVLASSNALPGDTLYPVKRVAESAGLALTFDEGSKARRHLEIAATRLSEVEQLARDTQSAPSPDVFTTAMDDFDTATNEGSQLLLSAAETDQGGTAAEDLHKWASEQSDKLTELEPALPASADADASKELLARLLGQTASADEDTSRRTAGESEDKSGSEDAAEDATSTPDKETDSSDARETDAPSRSSEKSTERENPGLLPDLVPNTNRDEEEKPSDTSTKEDDGTSESESDSGDDGDGNVSVPLPLLPPVTLPPLLPGLPGITIG, encoded by the coding sequence ATGCCCGCCGGACAGGGCAAGGACGCAGAGCGGTTCGCCGCCGCCGTGGAGTCGGGGACACCCCTCGGCACCACGGACGACGCCGATCTCGCGCGGGAACTCGAGATCGTGGCCATGCTGCGGTCGCGGGGTACGGCGTTCGCGCCGGACGCCGAGACGAAGGCCCGGGCCAGGCAACGCCTCATGGCAGTGCTCGCCGCCGAGCAGGGCGGCCCACGGCAGGCACCCCGCCACGCCGCGGCGCCGCCTGACGCCACGGAGCTCACCGCACCGCTCGGCAAGCCGATCGAGCGCGTGGACGGCGACCCGACGGCCGAGACGACGCTGATAGAGCCGATCACCGCGGATTCCGCTCCCGGCTCCGACGCCGACTCGGACACCATCGCCGAGCCGATCCCGCTCCACGGGGGCGGGCGGGCCGGCCGCAGGGCCCGGCACAGCATCGGCGGCCGCCGCTCCGGGCGTTCGGCTCTGGCCGGCCTGCGCGGCCGCGTGGTGTTCGCCGGTGCGGCAGCTGCCGCCGCACTGCTCGCGATCGCCAGCGGTGGGGTCCTCGCCAGCAGCAACGCGCTGCCGGGCGACACCCTCTACCCGGTCAAGCGGGTCGCGGAGTCCGCAGGCCTCGCCCTCACCTTCGACGAGGGCAGCAAGGCGCGCCGCCACCTCGAGATCGCCGCGACCCGGCTCTCCGAGGTGGAACAGCTGGCCCGCGACACGCAGTCGGCGCCTTCGCCCGATGTGTTCACCACGGCGATGGACGACTTCGACACGGCCACCAACGAGGGCTCCCAGCTGCTGCTCTCCGCGGCCGAGACGGACCAGGGCGGCACCGCGGCCGAAGATCTGCACAAGTGGGCCTCCGAGCAGTCCGACAAGCTCACCGAGCTGGAGCCCGCACTGCCCGCGTCGGCGGATGCCGACGCGTCGAAGGAACTGCTCGCGCGGCTGCTCGGCCAGACGGCGAGCGCCGACGAGGACACCTCCCGTCGCACGGCCGGCGAGAGCGAGGACAAGTCGGGCTCCGAGGACGCCGCGGAGGACGCCACCTCCACGCCGGACAAGGAGACGGACTCGTCGGACGCGCGCGAGACCGACGCGCCATCGCGCAGCTCCGAGAAGAGCACCGAGCGCGAGAACCCCGGGCTGCTTCCGGACCTCGTCCCGAACACGAATCGGGACGAGGAGGAGAAGCCGTCCGACACCTCCACCAAGGAGGACGACGGCACGTCGGAATCCGAGTCGGACTCGGGTGACGACGGTGACGGCAACGTCTCGGTGCCGCTGCCGTTATTGCCGCCGGTCACGCTGCCGCCGCTGCTCCCGGGTTTGCCGGGGATCACCATCGGCTGA
- a CDS encoding HAD family phosphatase, whose protein sequence is MVEQEPREPLSPTGSGELSGATETPGVVGSATATDPAIRAGEAAAAAAVAAGDSGPPDVPLTDLTAAAFFDVDNTMMVGASIFHFARGLAARKFFTTADLVGFAWQQLKFRIGGRETTYSTTTGRDTALSFVAGRSVAEITALGEEIYDELMADRIWAGTRALAQMHLDAGQRVWLVTATPVELALIIARRLGLTGALGTVAESVDGFYTGRLVGEILHGPAKAHAVRALAVTEGLDLRRCTAYSDSVNDVPMLSAVGTAVAVNPDSELRDIAKERGWQVRDFRTGRKAAKIGMHSVLGAGAIAGAVAAGMAARKR, encoded by the coding sequence GTGGTTGAACAAGAACCTCGCGAACCGCTCTCCCCCACCGGCTCCGGCGAGCTGAGCGGGGCCACGGAGACTCCGGGTGTTGTCGGTTCCGCCACTGCCACCGACCCTGCGATACGCGCCGGTGAGGCCGCTGCGGCCGCCGCCGTGGCAGCGGGCGACAGCGGCCCGCCCGACGTCCCGCTCACGGACCTCACCGCCGCCGCCTTCTTCGACGTCGACAACACGATGATGGTCGGCGCGTCGATCTTCCACTTCGCCCGCGGGCTCGCCGCGCGGAAGTTCTTCACCACCGCCGACCTCGTCGGCTTCGCGTGGCAGCAGCTGAAGTTCCGCATCGGCGGCCGGGAGACCACGTACTCCACCACCACCGGGCGCGACACCGCGCTGTCGTTCGTCGCGGGCCGCTCGGTCGCCGAGATCACCGCGCTCGGCGAGGAGATCTACGACGAGCTGATGGCCGACCGGATCTGGGCAGGCACCCGCGCACTCGCCCAGATGCACCTGGACGCGGGGCAGCGCGTCTGGCTCGTCACCGCCACCCCTGTCGAGCTGGCCCTCATCATCGCCCGCAGGCTCGGGCTCACCGGGGCGCTCGGCACGGTGGCCGAGAGCGTCGACGGGTTCTACACCGGCCGGCTGGTCGGTGAGATCCTCCACGGCCCCGCGAAGGCCCACGCCGTGCGGGCGCTGGCCGTCACCGAAGGACTGGACCTGCGCCGCTGCACGGCCTACTCCGACTCCGTGAACGACGTCCCGATGCTCTCCGCCGTCGGCACCGCTGTGGCCGTCAACCCCGACTCGGAGCTGCGCGACATCGCGAAGGAACGGGGCTGGCAGGTCCGCGACTTCCGCACTGGCCGCAAGGCGGCCAAGATCGGCATGCACTCGGTGCTCGGCGCAGGCGCGATCGCGGGCGCCGTCGCAGCGGGCATGGCCGCCCGCAAGCGCTGA
- a CDS encoding DUF4236 domain-containing protein: MRFHLRKSLRLGPLRIHLTERGFSSWGLQLGRWTWNARTRRHTIDTPGPGYLRSRGRRR, encoded by the coding sequence ATGCGCTTCCATCTCCGCAAGTCGTTGCGGCTCGGCCCGCTCCGCATCCACCTCACCGAGCGCGGGTTCAGTTCCTGGGGTTTGCAGCTCGGGCGGTGGACCTGGAACGCACGCACCCGCCGGCACACCATCGACACGCCCGGCCCCGGTTACCTGAGGTCCCGGGGCCGGCGTCGCTAG
- a CDS encoding Ppx/GppA phosphatase family protein produces the protein MRLGVLDVGSNTVHLLVVDAHRGAHPTPMMSDKTALRLTEHLDDTGALTAAGSDALVRAVERGGAVAASAGCDDLLAFATSALRDATNSAAVLEHVRSRTGVGLEVLPGEDEARYTFLAVRRWYGWSAGQLLVLDIGGGSLELAAGIDEQPTVAASLPLGAARLTREFFRGDPPGRTEIEALREHLDAQLAPVAVQFRRASSPDLAVGTSKTFRSLARLAGAAPSGAGPRVRRTLTDVGLRQLCAFVTRMSSGDLAELEGVSPSRAPQLAAGALVAEAAMRALRVPRLEICPWALREGVILRRLDTLDGTAQIDRSAQDAPERLGRLTTYEARCTG, from the coding sequence GTGCGCCTCGGTGTGCTCGACGTCGGTTCCAACACCGTCCACCTCCTCGTGGTGGACGCGCATCGGGGTGCCCACCCCACGCCGATGATGTCGGACAAGACAGCGTTGCGCCTCACCGAGCACCTCGACGACACGGGCGCGCTCACCGCGGCCGGGTCCGATGCCCTCGTCAGGGCCGTCGAACGGGGTGGTGCGGTCGCCGCGTCGGCTGGGTGCGACGATCTGCTCGCGTTCGCCACGTCGGCGTTGCGCGATGCCACCAACTCGGCCGCGGTGCTGGAGCACGTGCGGAGCCGGACGGGCGTCGGGCTGGAGGTGCTGCCCGGCGAGGACGAGGCGCGGTACACCTTCCTCGCCGTGCGCCGCTGGTACGGGTGGTCGGCAGGGCAGCTGCTCGTGCTCGACATCGGCGGCGGCTCCCTCGAGCTGGCCGCGGGCATCGACGAGCAACCGACCGTCGCGGCATCGCTGCCGCTCGGTGCGGCGCGGCTCACCCGCGAGTTCTTCCGCGGCGACCCGCCGGGGCGCACCGAGATCGAGGCGTTGCGCGAGCACCTCGACGCCCAGCTGGCGCCGGTGGCCGTGCAGTTCCGGCGGGCGAGCTCACCGGACCTCGCGGTGGGCACCTCGAAGACGTTCCGCTCCCTCGCCCGCCTCGCCGGAGCCGCGCCGTCCGGTGCCGGGCCCCGCGTGCGGCGCACGCTCACCGACGTCGGCCTCCGGCAGCTGTGCGCGTTCGTCACCCGCATGTCGTCGGGTGATCTTGCTGAGCTGGAGGGGGTCAGCCCGAGCCGGGCACCCCAGCTCGCCGCCGGTGCGCTCGTCGCGGAGGCCGCGATGCGGGCACTGCGCGTGCCGCGGCTCGAGATCTGCCCGTGGGCGTTGCGCGAAGGAGTGATCCTCAGGAGGCTCGACACGCTCGATGGGACGGCCCAGATCGACCGCTCGGCGCAGGACGCGCCCGAACGGCTTGGACGCTTGACGACGTACGAGGCACGGTGTACTGGATGA
- a CDS encoding lysophospholipid acyltransferase family protein, whose amino-acid sequence MTEARVIPLHAEDRRRTWGDADEAPFVTEPEHTGPPPWEEALAESLAFLRRRLEGDYAVDEFGFDADLTEHVILPALRPLYRSWFRVETIGMDHVPDEGGALVVANHSGTLPLDSLMAMVALHDEHPAQRHLRMLGADLMFQLPVVGALARKQGSTLACMPDAERLMSSGELVGVWPEGFKGIGKPFRDRYKLQRFGRGGFVAAALRTGVPIIPCAIVGAEEIYPKIGDIKPLARLLGAPYFPITPLFPLFGPLGLLPLPSKWYIEFGEPIGTDEIDRADADDPMTVFNLTDQVRETIQHTLYRLLSQRRSAFFG is encoded by the coding sequence ATGACCGAAGCCCGGGTGATCCCGCTGCATGCCGAAGATCGCCGGAGGACATGGGGTGATGCCGACGAGGCGCCGTTCGTGACCGAGCCCGAGCACACTGGCCCTCCTCCGTGGGAGGAGGCGCTGGCCGAGTCGCTCGCGTTCCTGCGCAGGCGGTTGGAAGGCGACTACGCCGTCGACGAGTTCGGGTTCGACGCCGACCTCACCGAGCACGTCATCCTGCCCGCGCTCCGGCCGCTGTACCGCAGCTGGTTCCGGGTGGAGACGATCGGAATGGACCACGTGCCGGACGAGGGTGGCGCCCTCGTGGTGGCCAACCACTCGGGCACGCTGCCGCTGGACTCCCTGATGGCCATGGTGGCGCTGCACGACGAGCACCCCGCGCAGCGTCACCTGCGGATGCTCGGCGCGGACCTGATGTTCCAGCTTCCGGTGGTCGGCGCGCTGGCCCGCAAGCAGGGAAGCACGCTCGCCTGCATGCCGGACGCGGAGCGACTGATGTCGTCCGGTGAGCTCGTCGGGGTGTGGCCCGAGGGCTTCAAGGGCATCGGCAAGCCCTTCCGGGATCGGTACAAGCTGCAGCGGTTCGGCCGCGGCGGATTCGTGGCGGCCGCGCTGCGCACCGGGGTCCCGATCATCCCGTGCGCGATCGTGGGTGCGGAGGAGATCTATCCGAAGATCGGCGACATCAAGCCGCTCGCCCGGCTCCTCGGCGCCCCGTACTTCCCGATCACCCCGCTGTTCCCGCTGTTCGGGCCGCTCGGGCTCCTCCCGCTGCCGTCGAAGTGGTACATCGAGTTCGGCGAGCCGATCGGCACCGACGAGATCGACCGCGCCGACGCGGACGACCCGATGACGGTGTTCAACCTGACCGACCAGGTGCGCGAGACGATCCAGCACACCCTCTACCGGCTGCTGAGCCAGCGCAGGAGCGCCTTCTTCGGCTGA
- the proC gene encoding pyrroline-5-carboxylate reductase → MTRIAVLGAGKIGEALLAGLLAGGRSADDLVFTERHPERSAELTSRLGVEAVDVATAAERSDMVVVAVKPQDIAPVLTELAPVLRPGTLVVSLCAGLPTALFEGALPAGTPVVRVMPNTPMLVGEAMSAISPGTHATDEQLTAVEKMLASVGRVVRVPESQQDAVTALSGSGPAYFFFLVEAMIDAGILLGLPRAVAADLIVQSAFGAARMLRESHDHPVILREAVTSPAGTTIAAIRELERHGVRAALIAAIEAARDRSVELGKAAQ, encoded by the coding sequence ATGACACGGATCGCTGTGCTCGGGGCGGGGAAGATCGGTGAGGCGCTGCTGGCGGGGCTGCTCGCCGGCGGCCGGTCCGCCGACGACCTCGTGTTCACCGAGCGGCACCCGGAACGGTCAGCCGAGCTGACCTCCCGGCTCGGGGTCGAGGCTGTCGACGTGGCGACCGCGGCCGAGCGGTCGGACATGGTCGTGGTCGCCGTGAAGCCGCAGGACATCGCGCCGGTCCTCACCGAGCTCGCGCCGGTGCTGCGTCCGGGCACCCTCGTGGTGTCGCTCTGCGCCGGCCTCCCGACGGCGCTGTTCGAGGGCGCCCTCCCGGCCGGCACCCCCGTCGTCCGGGTGATGCCGAACACCCCCATGCTGGTGGGGGAGGCGATGAGCGCGATCTCCCCGGGCACGCACGCCACCGACGAGCAGCTCACCGCCGTGGAGAAGATGCTCGCCTCGGTCGGGCGGGTTGTACGGGTCCCCGAGTCGCAGCAGGACGCGGTGACGGCGCTGTCCGGATCCGGGCCCGCCTACTTCTTCTTCCTCGTCGAGGCGATGATCGACGCGGGGATTCTGCTCGGCCTGCCCCGTGCCGTCGCGGCTGACCTCATCGTGCAGTCGGCGTTCGGTGCCGCGAGGATGCTGCGCGAGTCCCACGACCACCCGGTGATCCTGCGCGAGGCGGTCACCTCGCCCGCCGGCACGACGATCGCGGCCATCAGGGAGCTCGAGCGGCACGGCGTCCGGGCGGCTCTGATCGCGGCGATCGAGGCGGCGCGAGACAGGTCCGTGGAACTGGGCAAGGCCGCGCAATGA
- a CDS encoding helix-turn-helix domain-containing protein, whose product MPSEPSEIHLSQVQFLTVAEVAAMMRVSKMTVYRLVHGGDLPAARVGRSFRVPKNAVEEYLRSAYFDAG is encoded by the coding sequence ATGCCGTCCGAACCTTCGGAAATTCACCTCTCGCAGGTGCAGTTCCTGACGGTCGCCGAGGTCGCGGCCATGATGCGGGTGTCGAAGATGACCGTGTACCGGCTCGTGCACGGCGGCGATCTGCCCGCCGCGCGCGTCGGACGCTCGTTCCGCGTTCCGAAGAATGCGGTGGAGGAGTACCTCCGCAGCGCCTACTTCGACGCCGGCTGA
- a CDS encoding sugar phosphate isomerase/epimerase, which translates to MPPPGLPPAPPVALSTASVYPESARVAFELAAELGYDGVELMVWIDPISQDISAVARLADRFGIPVLAVHAPCLAVTQRVWTADPIGRIRRSVAAAATLGCRTVVLHPPFRWQRRYAAQFSDEVARAGEHAGVALAVENMYPITRSGVRTVPYTPGFDPTEVGHAHYTLDLSHTAAAGIDALALLDRMGTALTHVHLADGSGSPRDEHRVPGRGGQPCAEVCERLTGSWFDGVVVIEVSTRRCRTRSERAALLAESLLFARLHLQPTARPAAVPVQ; encoded by the coding sequence ATGCCGCCGCCCGGGCTGCCGCCGGCCCCGCCGGTTGCGCTTTCCACCGCATCGGTCTACCCCGAGTCGGCCCGGGTGGCGTTCGAGCTCGCCGCCGAGCTCGGGTACGACGGCGTCGAGCTGATGGTCTGGATCGACCCGATCAGCCAGGACATCTCCGCGGTCGCCCGGCTGGCCGACCGCTTCGGGATACCGGTGCTGGCGGTCCACGCGCCCTGCCTGGCCGTCACGCAGCGGGTGTGGACCGCCGACCCGATCGGCCGGATCCGGCGCTCGGTGGCGGCAGCGGCCACGCTCGGCTGCCGCACCGTCGTGCTGCACCCGCCGTTCCGCTGGCAGCGTCGGTACGCCGCGCAGTTCTCGGACGAGGTCGCGCGAGCGGGCGAGCACGCCGGGGTCGCGCTCGCCGTGGAGAACATGTACCCGATCACGCGGTCCGGGGTGCGCACCGTGCCCTACACACCCGGGTTCGACCCCACCGAGGTCGGCCACGCCCACTACACGCTCGACCTCTCCCACACCGCGGCCGCAGGCATCGACGCGCTCGCCCTGCTGGATCGGATGGGAACGGCGCTCACCCACGTCCACCTCGCCGACGGCAGCGGTTCCCCGCGCGACGAACACCGCGTGCCGGGACGCGGCGGTCAGCCGTGCGCCGAGGTCTGCGAGCGCCTCACCGGGTCCTGGTTCGACGGTGTGGTCGTCATCGAGGTCAGCACGCGGCGCTGCCGCACCCGGTCGGAACGCGCGGCGTTGCTCGCCGAGTCGCTGCTGTTCGCCCGCCTGCACCTACAGCCAACGGCCCGGCCGGCCGCGGTTCCCGTCCAGTAG
- a CDS encoding NAD-dependent epimerase/dehydratase family protein, with protein sequence MPPSVVLVTGVSRFLGGHLAARLAQNPDIDRVLGVDTVPPPRDLLRRMGRAEFVRADIRNPLISKVISTASVDTVVHASLSANPGSSGGRVAMKEMNVIGTMQLLAACQKAPSVRRMVLKSTTAVYGSSPRDPALFDEAMTPKDLPSGGYAKDAVEIEGYLRGFARRRPDVSVTTLRFSNFIGPRIDTVFTRYFALPAVPIVLGYDARVQLLHEEDGLAVLERAASEDIPGVFNVAADGVLLLSQAIRRAGRIPIPVPSTMVGPVGRLFRSARLVDFSPEQMRLLNFGRVVDNRRLRRQFGFTPRWTTVQAFDDYVRGRALRPVVDPERFAAVEQGVLAAARALR encoded by the coding sequence GTGCCGCCATCCGTCGTGCTCGTCACCGGGGTCAGTCGGTTCCTCGGTGGCCACCTCGCCGCTCGTCTCGCGCAGAACCCCGACATCGACCGGGTACTCGGGGTGGACACCGTGCCGCCCCCGCGAGATCTGCTCCGCCGAATGGGCCGCGCGGAGTTCGTGCGTGCAGACATCCGCAACCCGCTGATCTCGAAGGTCATCTCCACCGCATCGGTCGACACCGTCGTCCATGCCTCGCTCTCCGCCAACCCGGGCTCGTCCGGCGGTCGCGTTGCGATGAAGGAGATGAACGTCATCGGCACGATGCAGCTCCTCGCCGCGTGCCAGAAGGCGCCGTCGGTGCGGCGCATGGTGCTCAAGTCCACCACCGCCGTGTACGGATCGAGCCCGCGGGACCCCGCGCTGTTCGACGAGGCCATGACGCCGAAGGACCTGCCGTCCGGCGGGTACGCCAAAGACGCGGTCGAGATCGAGGGCTACCTGCGCGGGTTCGCCCGCAGGCGCCCCGACGTGTCGGTCACAACGCTGCGGTTCTCGAACTTCATCGGCCCGCGCATCGACACGGTCTTCACCCGGTACTTCGCGCTCCCCGCCGTGCCGATCGTGCTCGGCTACGACGCGCGCGTGCAGCTGCTGCACGAGGAGGACGGGCTCGCGGTGCTCGAGCGCGCCGCGAGCGAGGACATCCCGGGTGTCTTCAACGTCGCGGCGGACGGTGTGCTGCTGCTCTCACAGGCCATCCGCAGGGCCGGCCGGATACCGATCCCCGTACCGAGCACGATGGTGGGCCCGGTGGGCAGGCTCTTCCGCAGCGCCCGCCTCGTCGACTTCTCCCCGGAGCAGATGCGGCTGCTCAACTTCGGCCGCGTGGTGGACAACCGGCGCCTGCGCAGGCAGTTCGGTTTCACCCCACGCTGGACCACCGTGCAGGCCTTCGACGACTACGTCCGCGGACGCGCGCTGCGCCCCGTGGTGGATCCCGAGCGGTTCGCCGCCGTGGAGCAGGGCGTGCTCGCCGCCGCGCGGGCCCTGCGCTGA